A section of the Falco biarmicus isolate bFalBia1 chromosome 3, bFalBia1.pri, whole genome shotgun sequence genome encodes:
- the YTHDF2 gene encoding YTH domain-containing family protein 2 isoform X1, which produces MSASSLLEQRPKGQGNKVQNGSVHQKDGLNDDDFEPYLSPQARPNNAYTAMSDSYLPNYYSPSIGFSYSLGEAAWSTGGDPPMPYLTSYGQLSNGEPHFLPDAMFGQPGALGSTPFLGQHGFNFFPSGIDFSAWGNNSSQGQSTQSSGYSSNYAYAPSSLGGAMIDGQSAFANETLNKAPGMNTIDQGMAALKLGSTDVASSVPKVVGSAVGSGSITSNIVASNSLPPATIAPPKPTSWADIASKPAKQQPKLKTKNGIAGSSLPPPPIKHNMDIGTWDNKGPVAKAPSQALVQNIGQQPAQGSPQPVGQQINNSPPVAQPSSGQQPQPLPPPQPAQLPVPQQTAQPTRWVAPRNRGNGFGQNGVDGNGVGQSQASSGSVPSEPHPVLEKLRSINNYNPKDFDWNPKHGRVFIIKSYSEDDIHRSIKYNIWCSTEHGNKRLDAAYRSMNGKGPVYLLFSVNGSGHFCGVAEMKSAVDYNTCAGVWSQDKWKGRFDVRWIFVKDVPNSQLRHIRLENNENKPVTNSRDTQEVPLEKAKQVLKIIATYKHTTSIFDDFSHYEKRQEEEENVKKERQGRVK; this is translated from the coding sequence aataatgcATACACTGCAATGTCCGATTCCTACTTACCAAACTACTACAGTCCCTCCATTGGATTCTCCTACTCCTTAGGCGAAGCTGCCTGGTCTACGGGGGGTGACCCACCCATGCCCTACCTAACCTCTTACGGACAGCTGAGCAACGGGGAGCCTCACTTTCTCCCAGACGCGATGTTTGGGCAGCCGGGGGCCCTTGGCAGCACTCCATTTCTTGGGCAGCACGGCTTTAACTTCTTTCCAAGTGGGATTGACTTTTCGGCTTGGGGGAATAACAGTTCTCAGGGACAATCCACTCAAAGCTCTGGCTATAGTAGCAATTACGCCTATGCCCCTAGCTCGCTGGGTGGAGCCATGATCGATGGGCAGTCTGCCTTTGCTAACGAGACGCTGAACAAAGCTCCTGGCATGAACACCATCGACCAAGGGATGGCAGCTCTGAAGCTGGGCAGCACAGATGTTGCGAGCAGCGTCCCAAAAGTCGTCGGTTCCGCTGTCGGTAGCGGATCCATTACCAGTAATATCGTGGCATCTAACAGTTTGCCTCCAGCTACTATCGCTCCTCCCAAGCCGACCTCCTGGGCTGACATTGCTAGCAAACCGGCTAAGCAGCAGCCCAAGCTGAAGACCAAGAATGGCATTGCAGGGTCGAGTCTTCCACCGCCTCCAATAAAACATAACATGGATATTGGAACTTGGGATAACAAAGGGCCGGTGGCAAAAGCCCCGTCACAAGCCTTAGTTCAGAATATTGgtcagcagccagcccaggggtccccccagcctgtgggtcAGCAGATCAATAACAGCCCACCGGTGGCACAGCCTTCAAGcgggcagcagccccagccgctgccgccgccgcagccagcccagctgcctgtgccGCAGCAGACGGCCCAGCCCACTCGCTGGGTTGCCCCCCGTAATCGTGGCAACGGGTTTGGTCAAAACGGAGTGGACGGTAATGGAGTGGGACAGTCTCAGGCCAGTTCTGGTTCTGTTCCTTCCGAGCCGCACCCAGTCTTGGAGAAGTTGAGATCCATCAACAACTACAACCCCAAGGATTTTGACTGGAACCCAAAACATGGCCGGGTTTTCATCATTAAGAGTTACTCTGAGGACGATATCCACCGTTCCATTAAATATAACATCTGGTGCAGTACAGAGCACGGCAACAAGAGACTGGATGCCGCCTATCGCTCCATGAATGGGAAGGGCCCTGTTTACTTACTGTTCAGTGTCAACGGTAGCGGTCACTTCTGCGGAGTAGCAGAAATGAAATCTGCTGTGGACTATAACACGTGTGCGGGTGTGTGGTCCCAGGACAAGTGGAAGGGACGTTTTGATGTCAGGTGGATTTTTGTGAAGGACGTTCCCAACAGCCAGCTGCGGCACATCCGCCTAGAGAACAACGAGAATAAACCAGTGACCAACTCCAGGGACACTCAGGAGGTGCCTCTGGAAAAGGCTAAGCAGGTGTTGAAAATCATTGCCACCTACAAGCACACCACCTCCATCTTTGATGACTTCTCACACTATGAGAAACGccaagaggaggaagaaaatgttaaaaag
- the YTHDF2 gene encoding YTH domain-containing family protein 2 isoform X2 — protein sequence MSASSLLEQRPKGQGNKVQNGSVHQKDGLNDDDFEPYLSPQARPNNAYTAMSDSYLPNYYSPSIGFSYSLGEAAWSTGGDPPMPYLTSYGQLSNGEPHFLPDAMFGQPGALGSTPFLGQHGFNFFPSGIDFSAWGNNSSQGQSTQSSGYSSNYAYAPSSLGGAMIDGQSAFANETLNKAPGMNTIDQGMAALKLGSTDVASSVPKVVGSAVGSGSITSNIVASNSLPPATIAPPKPTSWADIASKPAKQQPKLKTKNGIAGSSLPPPPIKHNMDIGTWDNKGPVAKAPSQALVQNIGQQPAQGSPQPVGQQINNSPPVAQPSSGQQPQPLPPPQPAQLPVPQQTAQPTRWVAPRNRGNGFGQNGVDGNGVGQSQASSGSVPSEPHPVLEKLRSINNYNPKDFDWNPKHGRVFIIKSYSEDDIHRSIKYNIWCSTEHGNKRLDAAYRSMNGKGPVYLLFSVNGSGHFCGVAEMKSAVDYNTCAGVWSQDKWKGRFDVRWIFVKDVPNSQLRHIRLENNENKPVTNSRDTQEVPLEKAKQVLKIIATYKHTTSIFDDFSHYEKRQEEEENVKKLCLKAGENWRGRLLDLAGALICVFLCKAGDFVSSSLKQEQLGAISLQLKWKLSGGRASLLHLPQSPASRC from the exons aataatgcATACACTGCAATGTCCGATTCCTACTTACCAAACTACTACAGTCCCTCCATTGGATTCTCCTACTCCTTAGGCGAAGCTGCCTGGTCTACGGGGGGTGACCCACCCATGCCCTACCTAACCTCTTACGGACAGCTGAGCAACGGGGAGCCTCACTTTCTCCCAGACGCGATGTTTGGGCAGCCGGGGGCCCTTGGCAGCACTCCATTTCTTGGGCAGCACGGCTTTAACTTCTTTCCAAGTGGGATTGACTTTTCGGCTTGGGGGAATAACAGTTCTCAGGGACAATCCACTCAAAGCTCTGGCTATAGTAGCAATTACGCCTATGCCCCTAGCTCGCTGGGTGGAGCCATGATCGATGGGCAGTCTGCCTTTGCTAACGAGACGCTGAACAAAGCTCCTGGCATGAACACCATCGACCAAGGGATGGCAGCTCTGAAGCTGGGCAGCACAGATGTTGCGAGCAGCGTCCCAAAAGTCGTCGGTTCCGCTGTCGGTAGCGGATCCATTACCAGTAATATCGTGGCATCTAACAGTTTGCCTCCAGCTACTATCGCTCCTCCCAAGCCGACCTCCTGGGCTGACATTGCTAGCAAACCGGCTAAGCAGCAGCCCAAGCTGAAGACCAAGAATGGCATTGCAGGGTCGAGTCTTCCACCGCCTCCAATAAAACATAACATGGATATTGGAACTTGGGATAACAAAGGGCCGGTGGCAAAAGCCCCGTCACAAGCCTTAGTTCAGAATATTGgtcagcagccagcccaggggtccccccagcctgtgggtcAGCAGATCAATAACAGCCCACCGGTGGCACAGCCTTCAAGcgggcagcagccccagccgctgccgccgccgcagccagcccagctgcctgtgccGCAGCAGACGGCCCAGCCCACTCGCTGGGTTGCCCCCCGTAATCGTGGCAACGGGTTTGGTCAAAACGGAGTGGACGGTAATGGAGTGGGACAGTCTCAGGCCAGTTCTGGTTCTGTTCCTTCCGAGCCGCACCCAGTCTTGGAGAAGTTGAGATCCATCAACAACTACAACCCCAAGGATTTTGACTGGAACCCAAAACATGGCCGGGTTTTCATCATTAAGAGTTACTCTGAGGACGATATCCACCGTTCCATTAAATATAACATCTGGTGCAGTACAGAGCACGGCAACAAGAGACTGGATGCCGCCTATCGCTCCATGAATGGGAAGGGCCCTGTTTACTTACTGTTCAGTGTCAACGGTAGCGGTCACTTCTGCGGAGTAGCAGAAATGAAATCTGCTGTGGACTATAACACGTGTGCGGGTGTGTGGTCCCAGGACAAGTGGAAGGGACGTTTTGATGTCAGGTGGATTTTTGTGAAGGACGTTCCCAACAGCCAGCTGCGGCACATCCGCCTAGAGAACAACGAGAATAAACCAGTGACCAACTCCAGGGACACTCAGGAGGTGCCTCTGGAAAAGGCTAAGCAGGTGTTGAAAATCATTGCCACCTACAAGCACACCACCTCCATCTTTGATGACTTCTCACACTATGAGAAACGccaagaggaggaagaaaatgttaaaaag CTTTGTTTAAAGGCAGGAGAAAACTGGAGGGGAAGGCTTTTAGATCTGGCTGGTGCTCTAATCTGTGTTTTCCTCTGTAAGGCAGGGGACTTTGTTTCCTCATCCCTAAaacaggagcagctgggagccaTTTCACTGCAACTGAAGTGGAAGTTGAGTGGTGGAAGGGCAAGCCTGTTGCACTTGCCTCAGAGCCCTGCCTCTCGCTGTTAA